GGAGCAGCTGGAAGAGCACGACTTGGGCCACCGCCACCACCAGACCCAGGCCGATACCGATGAAGGGGCGCGCCCGGCACAGAAGCCGCCAGCCGAGCGTTCCCCCCTCCCGGTTGTAGAAGGGTGCGTCGATGAGCACGGCGCCGAGCCCGGAGTTGATGTAGAGCATCGCCAGCAGCAGCGCCACGACCTTCACGAGCCCCGACTCGGCCGGCAGGAGGAAGGTGACCGCGAGGATGTTGAGCACGCATGCGACGAATCCCAGCAATCCGGTGATGTTGATCAGGTAGCTCCGGCGCCACCGGGCGTCTCCGAATACGCGGTGTCCCCAGCTTCGGGAGAGGGTGTGGCGCCTGGTGTGCCGCTCGCCGGCGATCTCCAAGACCCCCTGCAGGAGGCTCGCGGCCACGGCGATGCCGGCCAGGAAGGCCCACGGATTGGCCTCGGGGCTGCTCAGGTACCAGCCGAAGACGGCGGCGATGCCGATGGCCAGCGCTGTCCGGGTGAGGAAGGCGCGGTAACCGTCGTAGCGGTTGATCCGGGTGGCGACGACGTTGAGGACCCAGTCCTTGGCGTGCGGGGGGACATACAGCGTCTCGCGCCACGTCCTCTGGCTCTGTGCGGTGGTCACCACGCCCCTCCTTCTCCGCTGCGCGGCTCCTCGGGCGCGGTGCCGGCCAGCAGCGCGGTCATCCTCTCGACGTGCGTGAGGGAGTGCCACAGTGCGTGATGGGCCCCGGTCAGGCGATGCAGGCGCGGCCGTCCCCCGGCGCGGTCCGCGACGCCGGCGAGACGCGTAAGGGCGTCGGCGGGCGTGAACCGGCTGGCGTCTCCGTAAACCACGTCGACCGGCAGTCCGGGGCAGAGCCGCAGGATCCCGGCCACATCGCGGGGGAGCTCGCCGCAGGACAGTCCCAGGATCATGGCGCGCATGTCGCTACCGCTGGGCCGGGGAAGCACGCCCGGGGCGGTGCGGTCGGTGGGCGGTACCGCCCAGTCGATCCTGCGGTTGAGGCCGAGGTAGTCGTCCACTTTGGCGGCCTCTGCGCTGTTCGCCAGTCCGAGGCGGGCCAGGGACCACCGCCGGGCCGCGACGGGTTCGACCAGTACGAGACGTTCCAGGGAGCCGACGAGTCCCTGTTCCAGTACCAGGCGTCCTATGGCCGCGGCGCTCGATGCGCCCAGGGAGTAGCCCATGACCGATACCCGGTGGTCGCCCAGCTCGGAGACGGTGCCCAGCGCGGCTTCCACCATGTCCGCGGCCAGGGGGCGGAAGTCGCCTCTCTGGAGGGACCTGCGTTGTAGCGCGTTCAACCGGGCCTGGGAGTACCCGTATCCGGGGGTGTCGACGACCAGGATCCGCCATCGCAGCGCCGCGGCGATCAGCCGGAAGCGCTGGATCTCGAAGTCGTCCACACAGCCCCGGTAGCCGAGGGCGGCCAGCACCAGCGGGGCCTCTTCGCCGGGGTCGGGGGGTTCGATCACGCACGTCCGCAGCGTGTCCGGGCCGCCGCGTATCATGCGCCACTGGACGCGGGCGGAAACCCGTGGTTCCGGGATCACGTCGCTACCTCTCATTCGTCCGGTCGTTCGCCGGGCCGTGGGGGATCCACGTCCCGTCCGGGTTCTGGGCTACGGCTTTTTTGAGCCATACCGGCGCTTCAGGGGAGAGCACGACGGTGGCGGAGTCTCCCCCGATCAGGATCCCCTTGCTCCGCAGGGCACCGCCGTCTTTCACCGTCAGCTCCCCTTCGTTGACCCGTTTGTCCGTGGGGTCGGTGTCCTTTCCGGTGAGGAAGAACTCGCCGCCGGTGATCTCCATACCGTCCAGCCAGAGATCCACCTCCCGCCCCGCGGGGAGTTCGAAATCCACGGAACCGCCCTCGATTTTCACCCCGTTCAGGTAGGACATGTTCCTTCCGGTCGATTCGGCGGCGATTCTGTCCAGGCTGTGCCTGCCGGAGACGAAACGAGCTCCGCTGAAGTCGATCCCGCCGGCCGTCACCATGCTCTGGAAGATGGATTCCGTGCAGCTGAAGACCGCGTGTGAGAAATCGGCACTCAGGCCCTCTTCCGTTTCGTGTTCGAATCGGACTCTATCGAACGAGGTGCGACCGCTGGCGAAGTGCGCCTCGCGAAACACGACGCGGCCGCGGAACACGGAATCCGAGAAATCGGCCTGGTGGAACACCGCCCCGGTCATGTCGAAGTCCAGATTGCTCCATGAGTCCGTCTCGGAGGCTTTGGGCCGGCAGTGGTTGCGGATGAGGCGGATGATGGTGAGGTTCACCTCGTGCGCCGCCCGGATCTGGATCCGGTCCGAACCGTCCTGCGCTCTGCCCGTCCGCGGAGGAGAGGAGTCTCCGTCCCATTCGGCGAGGTCCCTGTGCGGCGTGCGGAGGTAGGAGCACAACTGGTCGACGCAGTTCTGCTTGTACTTCTCCGACGGCGCGCTGTCGGCCAGGAGGGCGAGGTGCTGGGCTCCGGCGAGGCGGACGGTGGGGTGCTCGGCGCTGAGCTGGCCCACCGCCGTGGAGAAGAGGTCGGCGAAGTGCTTCACCTGTTCCCGGCCCTCCGCCTCCGTCCCGAGTTGTTTTCGGTAGGTGGTGACCAGGATGACGACGGCGCTGAGGACGGCGGACAGGGAGAATATCCGGACCAGCAGTTTTTCCGCCTGCCCTGCCCCCAGGGTCTCGGGGATGTCCACGGCCGGGCCGTCCAGGACGATCCAGGCGGCGAGGACACCGATACCCGAGGTGTAGAAGAAAAGAAACAGAATGAGGACTACGGATACCCACAACGGGATGGCCGCGTCTTTTCCCTCCCGGGTTGTGGCATAGATCCTGGCGTAGGCCCATACGGCTACGCTGGCGATACCGCAGGCGAAGAGAGCGACGGCCACGGACGCGGTCGCCGGGTTGAGCGCTTCGTTGTCTTCGATCTGCTGCCACAGTTCCGGCCCTCGAATGAAAAGAGCGAGGCACGAAAGCGCGGCCACAGCGAGGACCAGAAGGTGCGGAATCTGATAGGGAGCGAATCGCCCCCATGCGCTGGCCGCCCTACTGGATATACGCATCCGAAGCGACACAGGCCTCTCGTAGCGGTCGCCCATGGCAAGGAACGCTACAGGCGGGGCAAAGTTTTGTGAAGCGCCTATTGCACGATTTGTTGGCCCGTGTTCCCCGGGTCCGCTTCATGTAAGAAACTTTCCGCGGGCGGAGATCCTTCGTGGATCTCCGCCCGCGGGGATCGGCCGGTGCGCCGGACGCGGGAAGGAAGGGACCGGTTCGGTCGGGACGCTACCCCCACGCGTACGCGACGGTTGCCCGTACCCGGGCCCGCCGCCCGCGGCGGGCCGGGGTACGTCGACGCGAAAACCGATTGCCGCGAGCGCGGGGCCGCTTCTAGAGTCCTGCAAATGGATACGCGTGCCGATTCCGACGCCCACGTCGAGGACAACCGCCGCTACTGGGACGAACGGGTGCCGATCCACGTCGCGAGTCCCTTCTACGACCTACCCGGGTTCCGCGCCGGCGACGAGGACTTCGACCCGTTCCAACTCGAGGAGATCGGCGACGTCGACGGGCTGGAACTGGCGCACCTGCAATGCCACATCGGGTTGGACACACTGGCCTGGGCGCGCCGCGGCGCCCGTGTGACCGGTCTGGACTTCTCCGCACGGGCGATCGAGGCGGCGACCGGGCTCGCCGAAGAGATCGGGCTCGCCGACCGCGCCCGGTTCGTCGCCGCCGACGCCCTCGACGCTGCACAGGCGCTGGGCCGGCACCGGTTCGACCTCGTCTACACCGGCGCAGGCGCCCTCATGTGGCTGCCCGACATCAACCTCTGGGCCGCGGCGGTGGCGGCGCTGCTGCGCCCCGGCGGGCGGCTGTACCTCGCCGAGTTCCACCCGCTGACCGGCGTCCTCGACGACGACCACGGCGCGACGGCGGTCGCGGACTACTTCGCCCGCACGGCCCGCACCTACCGATCCCCCGGCTCCTACGCCGACTGGAACGCCGAAACGGTCCACGACACCGCCACCGAGTGGCACCACACCCTCGGCGACGTCATCAGCGCCCTCGCCGGCGCCGGGCTGCGCATCGAGTTCGTCCACGAGCACGACACCATCCCGTTCCAGCGCTACGGCGCCCTCGTCACCGACGGCGGCCGCTTCCGCTACCCCGACGGCGCCGCCGGCCTCCCCCTGATGTACTCGCTGTCGGCCACCGCCCCGCACTGACGCCGCCCTTCCCCCGTGACGGCAGCGGCGGGTCGCGGTGCGGCGGCTGCGCACAGGAGAGCGGCGACGGTTCGGGCGTCGTGATACGGGATGCGTGTGCACACGGCACAGCACAGCAGCTGTGCCGGAATCACGAGACGGATCGTTCAGGGCCGGTGTCCGCGGAAGGTGCGGCGCAGATCGCTCACCCAGGCCTCGGGGTTCTCCCAGGGGATGAAGTGGCCGCCGCGGTCGTGGGCGTTGACGTTGACATGGTTGAACCAATCGGCCTGCGGGCCGGCCTTGAACGCCCGGACGCGCTCGGCGGCGGTGTGGATGCCGGGCGGGTTCTCGTAGGTGACGAAGGTGAGGCCGACCGGGGCCTGAACGACCGGGGTGCGGTCGTGGGCCGGGGTCCAGGGATAGCGGTTGGCGTTGTCGTAGTAGCGCATCGATGTGGCGATGGAGTTGTTCACCCAGTAGATCGTGGCGTGGGTGAGCAGGTCGTCCTTGGTGAAGACCGACTCGACGTCGCCGCCGTTGTCGCTCCAGGCGTTCCAGCGCTCCAGCAGCCAGGCGAGCAGTCCGGCGGGTGAGTCGCTCAGCCCGTGGGCCAGGGTGGCGCCGTCGAGCATGTGCACGGCGAGGTGGGACGCCGAGCGGTTGTCGAGCTCGATGATGCGGGCGCGGACGTCGGCGGGCTGGTCGTCGGTGAGGGACCGGTTCCGAGCGAAGTCCCAGGCGCGGGGACCGGTGAAGAAGTCGAGCGGCAACCCGGAACCGATGTGGATGCCGTACAGTTCGTCGGCGTACTTGTGGCCGAGTTGGCTGGAGACGATCCCGCCGATGTCGCATCCCCCGGCGGCGTACTTCCCGTATCCCAGGGTCTCGGTCATCAGGGTGTGCCAGACGTCGGAGACTTTCCAGAAGTTGACGTCCGAAAAGCCGGTGAGCGGTCCGGGGAAACCGAAACCGGGAAGGGACGGCACGATGACGTCGAACGCGTCGGCGGGGTCGCCGCCGAACGCGGCCGGATCGGCGAGCGGGTCGATCACCTTCGACCAGTGCCAGAACGTCCACGGCCAGCCGTGGGTGAGGATCAGCGGGATCGGGCGAGGGCCGCGGCCGGGCTTGCGCATGAAGTGCACCGGGACACCGGCCACGTCCACCTGGTAGTGCTCGTAGGCGTTGATGGCGGATTCGGCAGTGCGCCAGTCGTATCTGTCCCGCCAGTAAGCGACCAGCTCACGGAGATAGCTGTCCGGAACGCCGTAGGACCAGTCCTCATTGCCCTCGTCCAGCGGCGGACGGGTCGATGCGAGACGGACGCGCAGGTCATCGAGGACCTCGTCGGACACATGGATCGGGGCGGGCTCGGGGGACACGGTGCGCGGGGCGGTCATGGCGCGGTCCTCACCGGGTGGGGGAAACGGCGACCTCGGTCTCCCGGGCGGCGATCCGGGACGTTCGAGGAGTGCGGGCAGCGACGCGGCGCGTGTCCGCCGACGGTGCGGGGCGATCCGGCCGACCAGTGCGCCAGGCCAGCGATGCGCTCCTTTCGCCGCGATCCGACCACTGGCGCGGACACGCAGCGGCTCTGCCGACGTGACGTTGTCCATCACCGTGCCCGGCACGGTTTCCGAGGGTATCGATCCTGTCGGCCCTGGGGGAGAACCAGGATCTGACCGGACCCGGCCGGGTGTCGGCTCGCGGGGCCGCACCGTCGGCGTCGTCGGGATCGCCCGGGGCGTCGCAGCCCACCGGGCATCTCCGGCAGGAGGCAGGAGCAGCGGTCGAACACGCTGATGTGGCGGCCGATGAACGGCGACCGCCCGGTTCGGTTCCGCCGTGCGCAGGGGGACGCGGGTTGACACGATGACCCCCATGACCGACCGCCGTACCTTCGCATTCGATCCGTCCGGCTACTCCGGGAGCGGATCCCCGCCGTCCGGAACCGGCTGGACCACCACGCCCGTCACCGCCGACCTGCTGCGCGGCGCCGCCGACGTCGAGCCCACCGAGCACGGGGTGCTGCCGCACCGGCTGCCCGCCCGAGCCCGCGCCCAGATCAGCGACGCGCCCTTGACCACGGCCGAAGCCCAACCCTCCGGGGTCCGGTTGGCGCTG
The genomic region above belongs to Streptomonospora salina and contains:
- a CDS encoding alpha/beta fold hydrolase, encoding MIEPPDPGEEAPLVLAALGYRGCVDDFEIQRFRLIAAALRWRILVVDTPGYGYSQARLNALQRRSLQRGDFRPLAADMVEAALGTVSELGDHRVSVMGYSLGASSAAAIGRLVLEQGLVGSLERLVLVEPVAARRWSLARLGLANSAEAAKVDDYLGLNRRIDWAVPPTDRTAPGVLPRPSGSDMRAMILGLSCGELPRDVAGILRLCPGLPVDVVYGDASRFTPADALTRLAGVADRAGGRPRLHRLTGAHHALWHSLTHVERMTALLAGTAPEEPRSGEGGAW
- a CDS encoding pentapeptide repeat-containing protein, with the protein product MGDRYERPVSLRMRISSRAASAWGRFAPYQIPHLLVLAVAALSCLALFIRGPELWQQIEDNEALNPATASVAVALFACGIASVAVWAYARIYATTREGKDAAIPLWVSVVLILFLFFYTSGIGVLAAWIVLDGPAVDIPETLGAGQAEKLLVRIFSLSAVLSAVVILVTTYRKQLGTEAEGREQVKHFADLFSTAVGQLSAEHPTVRLAGAQHLALLADSAPSEKYKQNCVDQLCSYLRTPHRDLAEWDGDSSPPRTGRAQDGSDRIQIRAAHEVNLTIIRLIRNHCRPKASETDSWSNLDFDMTGAVFHQADFSDSVFRGRVVFREAHFASGRTSFDRVRFEHETEEGLSADFSHAVFSCTESIFQSMVTAGGIDFSGARFVSGRHSLDRIAAESTGRNMSYLNGVKIEGGSVDFELPAGREVDLWLDGMEITGGEFFLTGKDTDPTDKRVNEGELTVKDGGALRSKGILIGGDSATVVLSPEAPVWLKKAVAQNPDGTWIPHGPANDRTNER
- a CDS encoding epoxide hydrolase family protein yields the protein MTAPRTVSPEPAPIHVSDEVLDDLRVRLASTRPPLDEGNEDWSYGVPDSYLRELVAYWRDRYDWRTAESAINAYEHYQVDVAGVPVHFMRKPGRGPRPIPLILTHGWPWTFWHWSKVIDPLADPAAFGGDPADAFDVIVPSLPGFGFPGPLTGFSDVNFWKVSDVWHTLMTETLGYGKYAAGGCDIGGIVSSQLGHKYADELYGIHIGSGLPLDFFTGPRAWDFARNRSLTDDQPADVRARIIELDNRSASHLAVHMLDGATLAHGLSDSPAGLLAWLLERWNAWSDNGGDVESVFTKDDLLTHATIYWVNNSIATSMRYYDNANRYPWTPAHDRTPVVQAPVGLTFVTYENPPGIHTAAERVRAFKAGPQADWFNHVNVNAHDRGGHFIPWENPEAWVSDLRRTFRGHRP
- a CDS encoding class I SAM-dependent methyltransferase encodes the protein MDTRADSDAHVEDNRRYWDERVPIHVASPFYDLPGFRAGDEDFDPFQLEEIGDVDGLELAHLQCHIGLDTLAWARRGARVTGLDFSARAIEAATGLAEEIGLADRARFVAADALDAAQALGRHRFDLVYTGAGALMWLPDINLWAAAVAALLRPGGRLYLAEFHPLTGVLDDDHGATAVADYFARTARTYRSPGSYADWNAETVHDTATEWHHTLGDVISALAGAGLRIEFVHEHDTIPFQRYGALVTDGGRFRYPDGAAGLPLMYSLSATAPH